The following coding sequences lie in one Halorarum halophilum genomic window:
- a CDS encoding RNA methyltransferase yields MSDGARGDGSKYVVVVVEPETPGNVGTIARAMKNFGLSDLKLVDPPELEEDGEAYGFAGHAREDVLPNAETVTFDEVVERYHTVGCTAITGEDARRHVRFPFRTPAELRDSLATVEADTALVFGREGCGLNNDELARLDEICSIPASEDYPVLNLGQAATVTLYELRDLFLAGTQLPDVEHERAAEPDVERLYEQFSAFLDRVEHRDHKRERTERLARRLVGRAHPTEKEVSTLTGVYRKATRDLDEADLDRGSSGGSRGDDRDRRANPGGGVEPDSE; encoded by the coding sequence ATGAGCGACGGTGCGCGGGGGGACGGGAGCAAGTACGTCGTCGTGGTCGTCGAACCCGAGACGCCCGGCAACGTGGGGACCATCGCGCGGGCGATGAAGAACTTCGGCCTGTCGGACCTGAAGCTCGTCGATCCGCCCGAACTGGAGGAGGACGGCGAGGCGTACGGGTTCGCCGGCCACGCGCGGGAGGACGTGCTCCCGAACGCCGAGACGGTCACGTTCGACGAGGTCGTCGAGCGCTACCACACCGTCGGCTGCACGGCCATCACCGGCGAGGACGCCCGGCGGCACGTCCGCTTCCCGTTCCGCACGCCGGCCGAACTCCGCGACTCGCTCGCGACAGTCGAGGCGGACACGGCGCTCGTGTTCGGGCGCGAGGGGTGTGGGCTGAACAACGACGAGCTGGCGCGGCTCGACGAGATCTGCTCCATCCCGGCGAGCGAGGACTACCCCGTCCTCAACCTCGGGCAGGCGGCGACCGTGACGCTGTACGAACTGCGCGACCTGTTCCTCGCGGGGACGCAGCTCCCGGACGTGGAGCACGAACGGGCGGCAGAACCCGACGTCGAGCGGCTGTACGAGCAGTTCTCCGCGTTCCTCGACCGCGTCGAACACCGGGACCACAAGCGCGAGCGGACCGAGCGGCTGGCGCGTCGGCTCGTCGGACGCGCGCACCCGACCGAGAAGGAGGTCAGCACGCTCACGGGCGTGTACCGGAAGGCGACCCGCGACCTCGACGAGGCCGACCTCGACCGCGGGTCGAGCGGCGGGAGCCGCGGGGACGACCGGGACCGCCGAGCGAACCCGGGCGGCGGGGTCGAACCCGACTCGGAGTAG
- a CDS encoding MaoC family dehydratase, with product MTVFFEDVSVGDTDEYGSYEVTREEILRFAEQYDPQWFHVDPERSDEESPYGGLIASGWHTASMTMRLLVDGTFGDAASIGAKGVDELRWWQPVRPGDTLRIENEVLETTPERPERGLIRARTETYNQDDELVFSMVSNVMYLRRED from the coding sequence ATGACCGTGTTCTTCGAGGACGTGTCCGTCGGCGACACCGACGAGTACGGGAGTTACGAGGTCACCCGCGAGGAGATCCTCCGGTTCGCGGAGCAGTACGACCCGCAGTGGTTCCACGTCGACCCGGAGCGGTCGGACGAGGAGTCCCCTTACGGTGGGCTCATCGCCTCGGGCTGGCACACCGCCTCGATGACGATGCGCCTGCTCGTCGACGGCACGTTCGGTGACGCCGCCTCCATCGGCGCGAAGGGCGTGGACGAACTCCGGTGGTGGCAGCCGGTCCGGCCGGGGGATACGCTCCGCATCGAGAACGAAGTGCTCGAGACGACCCCGGAGCGCCCGGAACGCGGCCTGATCCGCGCGCGGACGGAGACGTACAATCAGGACGACGAACTCGTGTTCTCCATGGTCAGCAACGTGATGTACCTCCGGCGGGAGGACTGA
- a CDS encoding glutamate--tRNA ligase — MDEDLRERVRSAAETAALYNALKHGSDPEVGAVMGPLMGENPEFRPHGDEIPGVVAPVANEVAGMDETERRERLAELAPELLEELDAEDEEDEHPLPDLPNVEEYDEVRMRAAPNPNGPWHIGHARMPSVIGTYAERYDGHFLVRFDDTDPETKRPDLDAYDAILEDIDFLGFEPDEVLRASDRLETHYEHARELIDLGGAYTCSCPAEEFRSLKADAEPCPHRDKDAETVRAEFDAMVAGEYGEGELVLRVRTDIEHKNPALRDFVAFRVVETPHPRPEAADYRAWPMLDFQSGIDDHLTGVTHIIRGIDLQDSAKRQRFVYDYFRWEYPEVLHWGHVQVDEYDVKMSTSTIKALIDEGELDGWDDPRAPTIQSVRRRGIRGEALVEAMVDLGMSTSDVDLAMSAVYANNRDLVDDVSDRRFLVRDGEEFAVTGADRPAAGHPPLHPDHDERGTRDIPVDDGVLLEPDDVPADGERVWLKGYGCLRRDGDALDWTGDDIDAVREEDVPVVHWVGADDNVRVRLRTIDGDVYGRAEPGYADYEPDDLVQFERVGFARYDGVDEAGTVAYYAHP; from the coding sequence ATGGACGAAGACCTGCGCGAGCGCGTTCGCTCGGCCGCCGAGACGGCCGCGCTCTACAACGCGCTCAAACACGGTTCGGACCCCGAGGTGGGCGCCGTCATGGGCCCGCTGATGGGCGAGAACCCCGAGTTCCGGCCGCACGGCGACGAGATCCCCGGCGTCGTCGCCCCCGTGGCGAACGAGGTCGCCGGCATGGACGAGACCGAGCGCCGCGAGCGACTCGCCGAACTGGCTCCCGAACTGCTCGAGGAACTCGACGCCGAGGACGAGGAGGACGAGCACCCGCTTCCCGACCTCCCGAACGTCGAGGAGTACGACGAGGTGCGGATGCGGGCGGCGCCGAACCCGAACGGCCCGTGGCATATCGGCCACGCCCGGATGCCCTCGGTCATCGGCACGTACGCCGAGCGGTACGACGGCCACTTCCTCGTCCGCTTCGACGACACGGACCCGGAGACGAAGCGCCCGGACCTCGACGCGTACGACGCCATCCTCGAGGACATCGACTTCCTCGGGTTCGAGCCCGACGAGGTGCTGCGGGCGTCGGACAGGCTGGAGACGCACTACGAGCACGCCCGTGAACTCATCGACCTGGGCGGCGCGTACACCTGCTCGTGTCCGGCCGAGGAGTTCCGAAGCCTGAAGGCCGACGCGGAGCCGTGCCCCCACCGCGACAAGGACGCCGAGACGGTCCGCGCGGAGTTCGACGCCATGGTCGCGGGGGAGTACGGCGAGGGCGAACTCGTCCTCCGCGTCCGGACCGACATCGAGCACAAGAACCCCGCGCTGCGCGACTTCGTCGCCTTCCGCGTCGTGGAGACGCCCCACCCGCGCCCCGAGGCGGCCGACTACCGGGCGTGGCCGATGCTCGACTTCCAGTCGGGCATCGACGACCACCTGACGGGCGTCACCCACATCATCCGCGGCATCGACCTGCAGGACTCCGCGAAGCGCCAGCGGTTCGTCTACGACTACTTCAGGTGGGAGTACCCCGAGGTGCTCCACTGGGGGCACGTGCAGGTCGACGAGTACGACGTGAAGATGTCCACCTCGACTATCAAGGCGCTCATCGACGAAGGCGAACTCGACGGCTGGGACGACCCGCGCGCGCCGACAATCCAGTCGGTCCGCCGTCGCGGCATCCGGGGCGAGGCGCTCGTCGAGGCGATGGTCGATCTGGGCATGTCGACGAGCGACGTCGACCTCGCGATGTCGGCGGTGTACGCCAACAACCGCGACCTGGTGGACGACGTGTCCGACCGCCGGTTCCTCGTCCGCGACGGCGAGGAGTTCGCCGTGACGGGCGCGGACCGACCCGCGGCCGGCCACCCGCCGCTCCACCCCGACCACGACGAGCGCGGGACCCGCGACATCCCAGTCGACGACGGGGTGCTGCTCGAACCCGACGACGTCCCCGCCGACGGCGAGCGCGTCTGGCTGAAGGGGTACGGCTGTCTCCGCCGCGACGGCGACGCGCTGGACTGGACCGGCGACGACATCGACGCCGTCCGCGAGGAGGACGTGCCGGTCGTCCACTGGGTAGGGGCCGACGACAATGTCCGCGTTCGCCTCCGGACCATCGACGGCGACGTGTACGGCCGCGCGGAACCGGGCTACGCGGACTACGAACCGGACGACCTCGTGCAGTTTGAGCGGGTCGGGTTCGCGCGGTACGACGGGGTCGACGAGGCCGGGACGGTCGCGTACTACGCGCACCCCTGA
- a CDS encoding DUF5804 family protein: MPTVCLVGDPEVELRYELLSRETARDALSTYDLASPFENSIAVETVSLGAAVSLLNDLNWYLVRFVDEAFVRDPSISDSEWLSRRLATEVRNDAVRPEETDRLLKVFGVEDGRLVEPMFLARSDEAPLPEYDLRDVEETVRVRVTEDEFEG, from the coding sequence ATGCCCACGGTGTGTCTCGTCGGGGACCCGGAGGTGGAGCTCCGGTACGAACTCCTCTCCCGGGAGACGGCGCGCGACGCCCTCTCGACCTACGACCTCGCGTCCCCGTTCGAGAACAGCATCGCCGTCGAGACGGTGAGCCTCGGCGCCGCCGTCTCGCTCCTCAACGACCTGAACTGGTACCTCGTCCGCTTCGTCGACGAGGCGTTCGTTCGGGACCCCTCCATCTCCGACTCCGAGTGGCTCTCGCGCCGCCTCGCGACCGAGGTCCGAAACGACGCCGTCCGCCCCGAGGAGACCGACCGGTTGCTGAAGGTATTCGGCGTCGAGGACGGCAGGCTGGTCGAGCCGATGTTCCTCGCGCGCAGCGACGAGGCGCCGCTCCCCGAGTACGACCTCCGCGACGTCGAGGAGACAGTTCGGGTCCGGGTCACCGAGGACGAGTTCGAGGGATGA
- a CDS encoding PLP-dependent cysteine synthase family protein — MDDSVLETIGSPLVRVRSPEGATVAAKLESRNPGGSAKDRPARYMVEAAEAAGELTPGDAVVEPTSGNTGVGLALVGAAKGYDVTLVMPASKSEERRRVMRAYGAEIELVEGNIEDAKARADELEADGMVQLRQFENAANPRAHYETTAEEILDQLDGREPDALVAGVGTGGTLSGIGRRLREAFPAMDVVAVEPEHSAALSGGSVDADDFQGMGPGFVSPNLDADLLDGVFTVGLDEAEAECRRLAREEGILVGQSSGASNLLARRVAEAFATGEDPGYGDVAVDGWEPRSDAGESGDDPLVLTVFWDSGERYMSTGMFD, encoded by the coding sequence ATGGACGACTCCGTGCTGGAGACCATCGGCTCGCCGCTGGTACGGGTACGCTCGCCGGAGGGCGCCACCGTGGCGGCGAAGCTGGAGTCGCGCAACCCCGGCGGCTCCGCGAAGGACCGCCCGGCCCGCTACATGGTGGAGGCGGCCGAGGCGGCCGGGGAACTGACGCCGGGCGACGCCGTCGTCGAGCCGACGTCGGGGAACACCGGCGTCGGGCTCGCGCTCGTCGGCGCGGCGAAGGGGTACGACGTGACGCTCGTGATGCCCGCCTCGAAGAGCGAGGAGCGGCGGCGGGTGATGCGGGCGTACGGCGCCGAGATCGAACTCGTCGAGGGGAACATCGAGGACGCGAAGGCGCGCGCGGACGAACTCGAGGCCGACGGGATGGTCCAGCTCCGCCAGTTCGAGAACGCGGCGAACCCCCGCGCCCACTACGAGACGACGGCCGAGGAGATCCTGGACCAGTTGGACGGCCGCGAACCGGACGCGCTCGTCGCGGGCGTCGGGACCGGCGGCACGCTCTCCGGTATCGGACGCCGGCTCCGCGAGGCGTTCCCCGCGATGGACGTCGTCGCGGTCGAACCGGAGCACAGCGCGGCGCTCTCGGGCGGGTCGGTCGACGCGGACGACTTCCAGGGGATGGGTCCGGGCTTCGTCAGCCCGAACCTCGACGCCGACCTCCTCGACGGCGTGTTCACCGTCGGACTCGACGAGGCGGAGGCCGAGTGCCGACGGCTCGCCCGCGAGGAGGGCATCCTCGTCGGCCAGTCGAGCGGCGCGTCGAACCTCCTCGCCCGGCGTGTCGCCGAGGCGTTCGCCACCGGCGAGGACCCCGGCTACGGCGACGTCGCGGTGGACGGGTGGGAACCCAGGTCGGACGCCGGGGAGTCCGGCGACGACCCGCTCGTGCTCACTGTGTTCTGGGACTCCGGCGAACGGTACATGTCGACCGGGATGTTCGACTGA
- a CDS encoding thioredoxin family protein codes for MSQALDTMESNPGAGHDAPAEVVEALADDDLRFKVWGGDWCPDCTDQLPRFAAVLDEAGVPADRVDQYPVEKVDGEKEGPGMDEHDVEYIPTVVVFRRDEEVARFVESANEPIAESLAGELTGKSS; via the coding sequence ATGAGCCAGGCACTCGATACGATGGAGTCCAACCCGGGCGCGGGCCACGACGCCCCAGCCGAGGTCGTGGAGGCGCTCGCGGACGACGACCTGCGGTTCAAGGTCTGGGGCGGCGACTGGTGTCCCGACTGCACCGACCAGCTCCCGCGGTTCGCCGCCGTGCTCGACGAAGCAGGCGTTCCCGCGGACCGCGTCGACCAGTACCCGGTCGAGAAGGTCGACGGCGAGAAGGAGGGCCCCGGGATGGACGAGCACGACGTCGAGTACATCCCGACCGTCGTCGTGTTCCGGCGGGACGAGGAGGTCGCCCGGTTCGTGGAGTCCGCGAACGAGCCGATCGCGGAGTCCCTCGCTGGGGAACTGACCGGCAAATCGTCGTAG
- a CDS encoding methionine adenosyltransferase — MRNIQVSELDRRAVEDQGVEIVERKGLGHPDSISDGIAEAVSRALSQLYIDRVGKVLHYNTDETQLAAGSASPAFGGGEVLEPIYLLIVGRATKKYEGQTLPVERTALEAARTYLNETVPELDVGTEIVLDVKLGEGSGDLQEVFGEDGAQVPMANDTSFGVGHAPRTETERIVLEAERALNGSYADSHPELGPDVKIMGKREGDVIDITVAAAMIDSYVADMDDYVAAVERVEEFVTDLSHDYTDREVHVQVNTADDLEEGSIYLTTTGTSAEQGDDGSVGRGNRANGLITPNRPMSMEATSGKNPVNHIGKIYNLLSTDIAESVVEEVDGIRDLQVRLLSQIGRPIDEPHVADAQVVTEEGVAVADVEAEMVELIDERLANVTDITRRVIEGELSTF, encoded by the coding sequence ATGAGGAACATCCAAGTCTCCGAACTCGACCGCCGTGCAGTCGAGGATCAGGGCGTGGAGATCGTCGAGCGGAAGGGGCTCGGACACCCCGACTCAATCTCCGACGGCATCGCAGAGGCGGTCTCCCGCGCGCTCTCGCAGCTGTACATCGACCGCGTCGGGAAGGTGCTCCACTACAACACCGACGAGACACAGCTCGCGGCGGGCTCGGCCTCGCCGGCGTTCGGCGGCGGCGAGGTGCTCGAACCCATCTACCTGCTCATCGTCGGCCGCGCGACCAAGAAGTACGAGGGGCAGACGCTCCCGGTCGAGCGGACGGCGCTGGAAGCAGCCCGCACGTACCTGAACGAGACGGTCCCCGAACTCGACGTCGGCACGGAGATCGTGCTGGACGTGAAGCTCGGCGAGGGATCGGGCGACCTCCAGGAGGTCTTCGGGGAGGACGGCGCGCAGGTTCCGATGGCGAACGACACGTCCTTCGGCGTCGGCCACGCTCCACGGACCGAGACCGAACGCATCGTCCTCGAGGCCGAGCGCGCGCTCAACGGGTCCTACGCGGACTCCCACCCGGAACTCGGCCCGGACGTGAAGATCATGGGCAAGCGCGAGGGCGACGTGATCGACATCACCGTCGCCGCGGCGATGATCGACTCGTACGTCGCCGACATGGACGACTACGTGGCCGCCGTGGAGCGAGTGGAGGAGTTCGTGACCGACCTCTCGCACGACTACACCGACCGCGAGGTCCACGTGCAGGTGAACACCGCCGACGACCTCGAGGAGGGGTCCATCTACCTCACGACGACGGGAACCTCGGCCGAGCAGGGCGACGACGGCTCCGTCGGACGGGGCAACCGCGCGAACGGGCTCATCACGCCGAACCGGCCGATGAGTATGGAGGCGACCTCGGGAAAGAACCCCGTCAACCACATCGGGAAGATATACAACCTGCTCTCGACGGACATCGCGGAGTCGGTCGTCGAAGAGGTCGACGGCATCCGTGACCTGCAGGTACGGCTCCTCTCGCAGATCGGACGCCCCATCGACGAGCCCCACGTTGCCGACGCGCAGGTCGTCACCGAGGAGGGCGTGGCGGTCGCCGACGTGGAGGCCGAGATGGTCGAACTCATCGACGAGCGCCTCGCGAACGTGACGGACATCACGCGGCGCGTCATCGAGGGCGAGCTCTCCACCTTCTGA
- the cyaB gene encoding class IV adenylate cyclase, which translates to MYEVEVKVRADHRLVRQRLAELGAERTERVSQTDVYYDAPHREFAETDEALRIRREGGPDDGDAEADDEPTETRLTYKGPLVERASKTREEHETPVDDSTALEGVLDGLGFEPAATVEKERERYGLDGYTVTLDSVVGLGEFVEVEREAEEDGIESAREGAYEVLRDLGLDPADQIRTSYLGLLLADDGDASQ; encoded by the coding sequence ATGTACGAGGTCGAGGTGAAGGTCCGTGCGGACCACAGGCTCGTCCGGCAGCGACTCGCGGAACTCGGCGCCGAGCGAACCGAGAGGGTCAGCCAGACTGACGTGTACTATGACGCGCCGCACCGCGAGTTCGCCGAGACGGACGAGGCGCTCCGCATCCGCCGCGAAGGGGGTCCCGACGACGGCGACGCGGAGGCCGACGACGAACCGACCGAGACCAGGCTAACCTACAAGGGACCGCTCGTCGAGCGAGCGTCGAAGACCCGCGAGGAGCACGAGACCCCGGTGGACGACTCAACGGCCCTGGAGGGCGTCCTCGACGGCCTTGGCTTCGAACCGGCCGCGACCGTCGAGAAGGAGCGTGAGCGATACGGCCTCGACGGCTACACGGTTACGCTCGACAGCGTGGTGGGCCTCGGCGAGTTCGTGGAGGTCGAACGGGAGGCCGAGGAGGACGGGATCGAGTCGGCCCGCGAGGGTGCGTACGAGGTGCTCCGGGACCTCGGTCTCGACCCCGCCGACCAGATCCGGACCTCGTATCTCGGCCTCCTCCTCGCGGACGACGGGGATGCCTCGCAGTAA
- a CDS encoding FKBP-type peptidyl-prolyl cis-trans isomerase has product MSEEEQADAAESADADAEAEDASAAQDDETDEESGIQQNDFVKLEYTVRTVASEEDEEGRVVDTTKKDVAEEAGIDDDDYDFSPRTIVVGEGHVFASVDEDLVGREVGDENVVTVPADEAFGEFDPEDVRTVSVEKVPEDDRYPGAQVTIDGDQGYLETVIGGRARVDFNHPLAGDDLEYEYEILELVEDREEQAASLIGMYLQETPEVRIETETVEEEVTLEASENEDGEVEKETELRDVEKDTLYIEATPMMQMNQQWMFSKQQIAQDLMGRLGLDRVVVEEVIDGSGGMMGGMGGMMGGMGGLGGEDAEDVEEALEDVDVDADELVEELEGDEE; this is encoded by the coding sequence ATGAGCGAAGAAGAGCAGGCTGACGCGGCCGAGTCCGCCGACGCCGACGCGGAGGCAGAGGACGCATCGGCAGCGCAGGACGACGAGACCGACGAGGAGAGCGGGATCCAGCAGAACGACTTCGTCAAACTCGAGTACACGGTCCGAACCGTCGCGTCCGAGGAGGACGAGGAAGGTCGAGTCGTCGACACGACCAAGAAGGACGTCGCCGAGGAGGCCGGCATCGACGACGACGACTACGACTTCTCTCCGCGGACCATCGTCGTCGGGGAGGGGCACGTGTTCGCGAGCGTCGACGAGGACCTCGTCGGCCGGGAGGTCGGCGACGAGAACGTGGTCACCGTCCCCGCCGACGAGGCGTTCGGGGAGTTCGACCCCGAGGACGTCCGGACCGTCAGCGTCGAGAAGGTCCCCGAGGACGACCGCTACCCCGGCGCGCAGGTGACCATCGACGGCGACCAGGGCTACCTCGAGACGGTCATCGGCGGCCGCGCCCGCGTCGACTTCAACCACCCGCTCGCCGGCGACGACCTCGAGTACGAGTACGAGATCCTCGAACTCGTTGAGGACCGCGAGGAGCAGGCCGCGAGCCTCATCGGCATGTACCTCCAGGAGACGCCCGAGGTCCGAATCGAGACCGAGACGGTCGAAGAGGAGGTCACCCTCGAGGCGTCCGAGAACGAGGACGGCGAGGTCGAGAAGGAGACGGAACTGCGCGACGTCGAGAAGGACACGCTGTACATCGAGGCGACGCCGATGATGCAGATGAACCAGCAGTGGATGTTCTCGAAGCAGCAGATCGCCCAGGACCTGATGGGCCGACTCGGCCTCGACAGGGTCGTCGTCGAGGAGGTCATCGACGGCTCCGGCGGCATGATGGGCGGGATGGGCGGCATGATGGGTGGCATGGGCGGCCTCGGCGGCGAGGACGCCGAGGACGTCGAGGAGGCGCTCGAGGACGTCGACGTCGACGCCGACGAGCTCGTCGAGGAGCTCGAGGGCGACGAGGAGTAA
- a CDS encoding YlbF family regulator, with amino-acid sequence MSIETDAESDATAGTDVDALAGRLGEAIVDLPAYRRFAEAKAAVEADEEAQERISEFEQLRQEFSFARQMGNADEESLRKLQEAQADLHSLPVMEEYVEAQDELQGRLEELNEAVSAPLAVDFGGEAGGCCQD; translated from the coding sequence ATGAGCATCGAGACGGACGCGGAGTCCGACGCGACGGCCGGAACCGACGTGGACGCGCTCGCCGGACGGCTCGGCGAGGCCATCGTGGACCTGCCGGCCTACCGGCGCTTCGCCGAGGCGAAGGCCGCGGTGGAGGCCGACGAGGAGGCGCAGGAGCGCATCTCCGAGTTCGAACAGCTCCGTCAGGAGTTCTCCTTCGCGCGGCAGATGGGCAACGCGGACGAGGAGAGCCTCCGGAAGCTGCAGGAGGCCCAGGCCGACCTCCACTCGCTCCCGGTGATGGAGGAGTACGTCGAGGCGCAGGACGAGCTACAGGGTCGGCTGGAGGAACTGAACGAGGCCGTCTCCGCCCCGCTGGCCGTCGATTTCGGCGGCGAGGCCGGCGGCTGCTGTCAGGATTAG
- a CDS encoding glycosyltransferase — MSPPPTSVILPTIRWTSACDEVADQLEPDDELLVVADDESDPVADHLGDLPDGVRLVFAGEPERCSGKANAIAAGMEAAEHDRLVWTDDDFHHPSDWLSRLHADYAEHGPVSEVPFFVGRDPLSTLLEPIYAIGGTLGAYANDKAWGGGVLFERDDLDEAAFLRDLRRTVSDDGLLSEHLDVTPLRRARRVDVGGTVRETLERHARFCQIVHRHEPRDTVVMGATATATTAPLLLFPWAGILLSTLLVAAVYAAFGVRRWTALLAFPAMILQAPALAYGLARRTFVWGGRRYRWRSKFDVEVLS; from the coding sequence ATCAGCCCTCCACCCACGAGCGTCATCCTCCCGACGATACGCTGGACCTCGGCGTGTGACGAGGTCGCCGACCAGCTCGAACCGGACGACGAACTGCTCGTCGTCGCAGACGACGAGTCCGATCCGGTAGCCGACCACCTGGGGGACCTCCCGGACGGCGTCCGACTCGTGTTCGCGGGCGAGCCCGAGCGGTGTTCGGGGAAAGCCAACGCCATCGCCGCCGGGATGGAGGCCGCCGAGCACGACCGGCTCGTCTGGACTGACGACGACTTCCACCACCCGTCGGACTGGCTCTCCCGGCTCCACGCCGACTACGCCGAGCACGGACCCGTCTCCGAGGTCCCGTTCTTCGTCGGCCGAGATCCGCTGTCGACGTTGCTGGAGCCGATCTACGCCATCGGCGGGACGCTCGGCGCGTACGCCAACGATAAGGCGTGGGGCGGCGGCGTGCTGTTCGAGCGCGACGACCTCGACGAGGCGGCGTTCCTTCGCGACCTCCGGCGGACCGTGAGCGACGACGGCCTGCTGTCGGAGCACCTCGACGTAACCCCCCTCCGACGGGCACGCCGCGTCGACGTCGGCGGGACGGTTCGCGAGACGCTGGAGCGACACGCCAGGTTCTGCCAAATCGTCCACCGACACGAACCCCGGGACACGGTCGTGATGGGGGCGACCGCGACGGCGACGACGGCGCCGCTCCTGCTGTTCCCGTGGGCCGGGATACTGCTCTCGACGCTGCTCGTCGCGGCCGTCTACGCCGCCTTCGGCGTTCGCAGGTGGACCGCGCTCCTCGCGTTCCCGGCGATGATCCTCCAGGCGCCCGCGCTCGCCTACGGGCTCGCTCGCAGGACGTTCGTGTGGGGCGGTCGCCGCTATCGCTGGCGGTCGAAGTTCGACGTCGAGGTCCTGTCGTAG
- a CDS encoding MinD/ParA family ATP-binding protein: MLAVTGGKGGSGKTTTTLGLARALDSPALAVDADWDLPDLHALAGVPRGWTEPNAVAAASRAPVSDGARVLAAPSDRDERDVGAVLRALDGVDAFVLADCPAGAGPDAAVPLRVADAAVLAVTPCAPALRDAAKAAAMARQLDTPVLGAVLTRARAVPPGVDDALGCPVLARVPPVRREVLSTERVHAAYASAAAELAELSQLSLERCG, translated from the coding sequence ATGCTCGCAGTGACCGGCGGGAAAGGCGGCTCCGGCAAGACGACGACGACTCTGGGTCTCGCCCGCGCGCTCGACTCGCCGGCCCTCGCCGTCGACGCCGACTGGGACCTCCCGGACCTCCACGCGCTCGCCGGCGTCCCGCGAGGGTGGACCGAGCCGAACGCGGTCGCGGCCGCCTCGAGGGCCCCGGTGTCCGACGGGGCGCGCGTCCTCGCCGCCCCGTCGGATCGCGACGAGCGGGATGTCGGCGCAGTCCTCCGGGCGCTCGACGGCGTCGACGCGTTCGTCCTGGCCGACTGCCCCGCCGGCGCCGGCCCGGACGCTGCCGTGCCGCTCCGTGTCGCCGACGCAGCGGTGCTGGCGGTCACTCCCTGCGCCCCCGCGCTCCGCGACGCCGCGAAGGCCGCGGCCATGGCCCGGCAGCTCGACACCCCCGTCCTCGGTGCGGTCCTCACGCGGGCCCGGGCCGTTCCGCCGGGTGTCGACGACGCGCTCGGCTGTCCGGTGCTTGCTCGGGTTCCGCCGGTTCGTCGGGAGGTCCTGTCGACCGAGCGCGTCCACGCGGCGTACGCGTCGGCCGCCGCGGAACTCGCGGAACTGTCGCAGCTATCATTGGAGAGATGCGGGTGA
- a CDS encoding RAD55 family ATPase → MADRLPTGVDVLDRRFDGGIPKGSVVQFAADAASQSELLLYELTAARGTLYLTTLRSETAVADAFAATRTRVGNPTVREIDGDAPLDAANRLVGTLPEGANLVIDVLDPLERMDRGRYRRFLNELQTTMVNTGSVAFLHCMKGGNEPENRSMTEHVADVVWDLRTTVRGTDVVNHLAVPKFRGGRALDETVKLKLEESVTIDTSRDIA, encoded by the coding sequence ATGGCTGACCGGCTCCCGACCGGCGTCGACGTGCTCGACCGCCGGTTCGACGGCGGCATCCCGAAGGGGAGCGTCGTCCAGTTCGCGGCCGACGCCGCGAGCCAGTCGGAGCTACTGCTGTACGAGCTGACGGCCGCGCGCGGGACGTTGTACCTCACGACGCTGCGCTCGGAGACCGCCGTCGCCGACGCCTTCGCGGCCACGCGGACCCGGGTGGGCAACCCGACGGTTCGGGAGATCGACGGCGACGCGCCGCTGGACGCCGCCAACCGCCTCGTCGGGACCCTCCCGGAGGGCGCGAACCTCGTCATCGACGTGCTCGACCCGCTCGAACGCATGGATCGCGGACGGTACCGACGGTTCCTCAACGAACTGCAGACGACGATGGTGAACACCGGCAGCGTCGCGTTCCTTCACTGCATGAAGGGCGGGAACGAGCCGGAGAACCGGTCGATGACCGAGCACGTGGCCGACGTCGTCTGGGACCTCCGGACGACCGTCCGCGGGACGGACGTGGTGAACCACCTGGCGGTCCCGAAGTTCCGCGGCGGGCGGGCGCTCGACGAGACGGTGAAGCTGAAACTGGAGGAGTCGGTCACGATCGACACCAGCCGGGACATCGCCTAG